The window TTACGCCAGCCTGGAAAGGTCGGGCATTTCGTTCGACGAAATCGCGGACGTGAAGGCGAACCCTCGCAGCGAAGACATCAACCGCGCGGCACAGCTGTACCGCGGCAAAGGTATCCAGGGCCTCCTGGCCATCGGCGGCGGCAGCGCGATGGACGCGGCCAAGGCCATCAGCCTGCTGCTGACCCACGAGGGCCGGATCGAAGACTACGAGGGTTCTTTCACCCTTAAGCATGCCATTCCACCTATCGTCGCCATCCCGACCACCGCCGGCACCGGCAGTGAAGTGACCTGCTTCGCGGTGATCACCGACACCGTCCGCCATTTCAAGATGAGCGTCCAGGATTACCGGGTCGGGCCCGTTTTGGCACTGCTCGACGCCCATATTCTCGACACGCTGCCTTCGTCGATTGCCGCCGCAACCGGCATGGATGCCCTCACCCACGCCATCGAAGCCTACACCGGTCGCATGGCGAACCCGATCAGCGACGGCCTGGCGCTGCACGCCATCCGCCTGATCAGCCAACACCTCAAGCCCGCCGTGCTGGAGCCTGGCAACCTGCACGCCCGCCAGCAGATGCTGGTGGCTAGTCTGATCGCCGGCATGGCCTTCGGGAACGCCGACGTCGGCAGCGTGCACTGCATCTCCGAAGCCA of the Pseudomonas asiatica genome contains:
- a CDS encoding iron-containing alcohol dehydrogenase, whose product is MEFKFLLPTKVVMEPGLRERTGEHLRELGLKHVLIVTDAGVKAAGLLNSVYASLERSGISFDEIADVKANPRSEDINRAAQLYRGKGIQGLLAIGGGSAMDAAKAISLLLTHEGRIEDYEGSFTLKHAIPPIVAIPTTAGTGSEVTCFAVITDTVRHFKMSVQDYRVGPVLALLDAHILDTLPSSIAAATGMDALTHAIEAYTGRMANPISDGLALHAIRLISQHLKPAVLEPGNLHARQQMLVASLIAGMAFGNADVGSVHCISEAIGGMYDTPHGVGNAIFLPFVFGHNRDADITRHAQVAYALGIDPNLSPAEAAEAAVGYLFQMSKDLGIPRFAEVKGVREEDFLTIAEKSKKNFSDASNAKEMTVETYREIVATAYHFVA